AGAGGTTATCGATGTGTCCGTCACGCTGCGCATCGCAGTCGCCGATGCGGCGGACGGGCAGGCCGCGGCCCTGCGGGCGGCGGAACAGTTCAGCCATGTCAGCCATGCCCGGATCGCCGCATTCAATGAAGTGAGCCGCGTCCATTCCGCGGACCAGGGAACCGTGGAAGCGGTCACCAGCATCGTGGCCGGTGCGGGCAGCATCCCGTGACGTCCAGCCGGTCCCGACGAGTGGGCCGGGAACAGGGAAGATAGAATCATGCGCCTCTCGGAACTGCCATTACGGTGGCGGATCGGATTTCTCGCGTCGCTGTCGATCATCGCCGCCGGTCTGGTGGCGGCGGTCGGCGGGCACTTCGTCAACCGTGCGCTGGTCGAGCAGCGGATGAACAGCGTCCGCTTCATCGCCGAAAGCGGCGGTGCCATCGCCGCGCGCTTCCACAAGCTGGCGCAGGACGGCGTGATGAGCGAGGAGGACGCGAAGGAGCGCGCGAAGACCGCGATCGGCGCGATGCGCTATGCCGACGGCGAATATCTCTGGATCTGGACCTCGCAGATCATCAGCGTCATGCACGCGAACCCCGCCCTGATCGGCAAGAGCGGCGCCGAGATCCGTGACCGCAACGGCGTCTACGTCATCCGCGAGGCGGTGCGGGGCGCCCTGATGCCGGTGCCGGAGTTCGTGACCTACGAATGGCCGCGGCCCAACGATCCGAAGGGGCCGACCTACGAGAAACTGGCCTATTCCATCCATTACAAGCCATGGGACTGGGTCATCGGCACCGGCGTCTACACCGACGACCTGCGCTCGGCCTTCCTTGGCATGATGACGGTGTTCGGGCTGGTGGTCGCCGGGCTGTCCGCGCTGGCCCTGCTGCTGGGCTGGGCGGTCGCCCGCAGCGTGACGCGGCCGCTGTCGCGCGTCCATGGCGTGATGTTGCGGCTGGCGGAGCAGGACATGGAGGCCGAGGTGCCGGAGCGCGGCCGGCGCGACGAGATCGGCGGCATGGCCCGGACCCTGGAGGTCTTCAAGGCGAGCATCCTGCGCACCCACCAGATGGAGCGGGAGAACCGCGACGCGGCGGAGCGGGCTGCAGCCGACAAGCGCGCCGCGATGCTGGATCTGGCCTCCCGCTTCGAGGCCAGCGTCGGGCGCATCGTCGATCAGGTCAGCGAGTCCGCCACCGGCTTCCAGGCGACGGCGGCCCAGGTGTCCGGCGCGGTCGAGAAGGTGGAGCGCGAATGCGTCGTCGTCGCCTCCGCCTCCGAACAGGCATCGATGAGTGTGCAGACCGTCGCGTCCGCGGCGGAGGAGATGTCGACGGCGATCCACGATCTTTCGGTGCGCGTGGCGCAGGCCGCCCAGCGTTCGAAATCGACCGCCGAACGGGCCGAGCAGGCGCGGACCCACCTGGATGCGCTGTCCTCCGCCATCGAGCAGGTGGACCAGATCGTGGCCTCGATCAACGCGGTGGCGTCGCAGACCAACCTGCTGGCGCTGA
The genomic region above belongs to Azospirillum thiophilum and contains:
- a CDS encoding methyl-accepting chemotaxis protein, translated to MRLSELPLRWRIGFLASLSIIAAGLVAAVGGHFVNRALVEQRMNSVRFIAESGGAIAARFHKLAQDGVMSEEDAKERAKTAIGAMRYADGEYLWIWTSQIISVMHANPALIGKSGAEIRDRNGVYVIREAVRGALMPVPEFVTYEWPRPNDPKGPTYEKLAYSIHYKPWDWVIGTGVYTDDLRSAFLGMMTVFGLVVAGLSALALLLGWAVARSVTRPLSRVHGVMLRLAEQDMEAEVPERGRRDEIGGMARTLEVFKASILRTHQMERENRDAAERAAADKRAAMLDLASRFEASVGRIVDQVSESATGFQATAAQVSGAVEKVERECVVVASASEQASMSVQTVASAAEEMSTAIHDLSVRVAQAAQRSKSTAERAEQARTHLDALSSAIEQVDQIVASINAVASQTNLLALNATIEAARAGEAGKGFAVVASEVKNLASQTHAMTEQIGQQIGTVKAASGRTVEAMRGIIGQVDHIDRSTAEMASSVEQQSAATAEISRNAQQAAVGTSEVSRNVLDIQRAERETGDATQQAKRSADTLADRATLLKREVRAFLEEIRAA